CAtctcattttaaatttaaattactatatatatatattgatactATTTTAGACTTTTGAATAAAGCAAAGTAATCAACAAAGTGTGTGAGCAATATATCAATGACCAACATATAGACTGTGTCActaattcaaacacacacgttcaggATTGCAGGTGAGTGCTTTATATTCAAAATGATACAAGTAACTAAATAATTGTATAACAAAAGGCAAACATGTACATGATGAGCACACCGTCTATGGGTCAGCAGTGAGCAAGTGATGTGGTTGCAGTATAATCATGGCTATGGCTAATTAAATGGTTTAATATGACTTTGTGTTAAAAATGGAACCATGGAAGACTGGTTGATTATTGTAGTTTTGAGCTCACAAGGATCCTTTACAAACAAAGACATACATGGTTCCACTCCACACCCATTTTATTCTGCTTTAAATTCTGCAGGCATTACTGTAGTCTGTAAGTGAACTAAGCTTCAGAACTCACAGGTTTGCTGATTAGACGAATTCTGTGTATAAAGTGTGGGTATCATAAGTTGTTTTGTTATCCATTTTCTGTTAACTTATCATATTGTGGGAATTGTTGATGATCTAAACCTTAATCAAATTCATTGTCTGCAGTGGATTTATAAAAGATTATTCTTACACAACATGCTAACAACAATGACCACAGCCTCAACTCTTAGCAACAAAACAGTCACCTGCAATTGAGTCATAGCAGGAAAAGTGTGAACTCACGTTCTCGACATTGATGTTCGCCTTTGCACTGGTCTCCATGAACTTAATGCCATACTCCAGCGCCAGCTGTCGTCAAGAGAAGAAAGGAGTAAATGTCAGTAAAGATAATAGATGTGTACGCCAAGTGAGCTACTAGTGCAATGTCAATCAAGTTCTCAGTGCACTTGACTTGTTGTATCGCCCCACCTTCTCTCCTCTATCTTTGGACACCTGTCGCTTGTCATTACAATCACATTTGTTCCCAAGCACCATCCTCTCTACATCTCCTGAGGCATGCTGCGAATAATAAAACAGGAGATGTAATCAGACATATCAAAACAACACATAGGAGATGTAAATAGCAACATTTGTACCAAGCAAGTATACATACAAACTCACAAATAGGCACACTCAActtgtgttaaaatgtttttttacctcTTCTATATTCCGTATCCAGTTCTTGATGTTGTCAAAGGACTTCTCGTTGGTTATGTCAAACACAAGCATGATGCCCTGGAGATTTCATAGAGGAGAAGACAACTGTAATGCCATTTCCTAATCATTTTTCTTAGTGTATTAACAGACTATAAATAAAAGGAACTATTGTGTTTTTGCTGTTGATTTCAACATGAATTAGTGATGGATCACATGATTGTGCAGCCTCAAGGGAGAGCATGGCGACCATAATCAATCAGGTTTCTGATGTCAAAGGGACAAACACATGCATCCAGTTAAACATGAGCTAAAGGAGAGGCTAACACAAAGCACACAATAATACACTGAGCACACAAGTGAATTCCCCGATGTGACAGTACAATATTAACAACAATGCTGGGTGTGGCTCTGGGAAAAGTTTCAGCTGAAGTGCTCACACTTGAGTTGAGCCACAGACGCTGAGATGATCTGAACTATGTGAGTACAGTATGGGAGTTGTGAGGCTGGTGGTGCAACTTACCATGGCTCCTCTGTAGTAGGCTGTTGTGATGGTCCTGAACCTCTCCTGTCCTGCTGTATCCctacaaagaaaacatttttattttgtcttgcaAAACCTTGCCAACACGGAAAGCACCACTATAGACAGTTATATATTCCTTCTATAAGTATTAATGCATAAACAAAGCTTAGATTTGTCTGATTTTGTATGGGAACACACTTTTAGCAACACTAGGCTGTTTAAGCCCGGTCCCAGTTTTGTGCAAGAGCTAACATATCACTGGCGACCGCTTCTTTAATCACAACAGTCATGTACTACACAGTGGTACAAAGGTAAATATCACTTGAGTTGTTCAGTTTCCTGAATCAAATGCAGAGTAAACCAAGAATAGTCTCTGCGATTACGGGAAACCACAGTGGTACAAAGCTTTAAACACAGGAAACCAACATTGTGTCTTGTTTAAGAGCAACGTGACACAGACAAGAAAATTGTCAACTAGGAAAGCAGATATAAACAATGCTTACAATTCTTAACCCTAAATATCTTATACTAACTAGACTTTTAATTATCGTGAGTGTTCAATAGTTGGATTATATTTTGATAATAGGTCTAATAACttgtataaaaatattttttttgcactgGAGCAAAGATGCAGAACACTTTGAGTTACCAGTTTATTAAGTACACTTAATCTAATCTACACAGCCTGATTCAACAATGCAATGATGAAACACACCCAACCTTTATGATTACAATGTTCGGTTCGTGTTTAAACTGTTTAAGAGAGGTCACTTTGGTTTCTATAATTTGCAGTGCTGGTTGAACTGTATTGTGTTAGACTGGGAGGTGTCTCTAATATGTTGTCCACCCAGTTTATAAAGAGGCAAGACTAAAGCACCTCCCAGCGTAAAGCCACATCTTTTTACAATTACCACGAAGGCAGGAGTTTAATCCGGCCTTGTGTGATAAACAACAGTTTAAGGTTTAGCTTGATGTAGCTGGTAACTGAGTACAATGATGGAATCTGTTTCACATCTGCCTGTCCTGGGGGAGGGATCCCTGACgtgtggctctctctctctgaggtttctacgtttatTCCCATGTTAATTAGGTTTTTGTTTGGTAGTTTCTGTGATGGATTGAATGATAATTGTCCACAATCTTTGAATCTTTACAAGGAAGCTGTGAAATGGGAGACTTTGGAGACTTTCTTACCATATCTGTAACTTGATCTTCTTCCCATCTAATTCTATTGTTCTGATCTTGAAGTCAATACCTGAAggagaaacataacaaaaacaactaTTTAAAACCCCGTTATTGAGACAACAATGGCTCAAAGTTGCGCAGTGTCAAGTCTCACTCAACGTCGCACAGATAAGTTGGATCAATGCACAGGGAACATTATGTAACGCGGGCTGGGGGCTGGGGGCTGAGCAAAGTACAGGCAGCTGGTCATATGAAGGAATGACACTGCCCATAATGCTAGCTGTGCAGGCTACACACTTTGTAGCCTATTAGCCCAACTTGacattgttcatgtgtgtctcCTATTCGCGTAAATGTTTGCTCGGGGTGCGAGCCAATGCACACAAGTCATTAAAGAGACACtattaagtataaataaatgttgagtTATCAGTGACAGGTCTGGAAAAGCCCTTCTAAACGAAGCCGGCAGGGCTGCTTCCTGGCTAGCCGCTAGCACAACACGAATGCTAGCCAGAGGAGTGACTAGCAGCAAATTAGCACGACAGGATGGGCTGCTCCTCTCACACTTTTCCTCCAAAGAGAACCCCGCCAAACGTCGCCTTGTACCCACCTATAGTCGAGATAAACGTGGAGTTGAAGGCATCCTCTGAGAACCTGAACAGCACGCAGGTCTTCCCGACGCCGGAGTCGCCGATTAAAAGTAGTTTAAACAAGTAGTCGTAAGTCTTCGCCATGTTATTAGCTGTGTTACTAGTGCTGCGGATATCCCGCCCGGTGTGTAGACGTCAGTGCAGTGAGCAGCCGTGTGGTCAAACCAGCTGCCACTCTGCGCTGTCGTCGTGGCTGCGGAAGTCGCGGGGTGTGCTCGTTTTCATGCACGCTGTCACCCGGATTAAGAGAGCTATTGATTGATCAAAGATCAGTTAAAACTTTTTTTACAACATGGGAATCGTTTTCTAAGTGTTGTGAAAGTGGTTGTGTCGTCAACTTAAATAgcataaaaatatttaatgttcAATGACACTTGAGTCAGACTTAGTTTCATTTTCATGCCTTCATGACAATCCACTGCATTTAttacatttctgaaaatgtaatatattaagGTTTATTTCACATATTAAAGTTTAAGACCAGAGCTTCCCAAACAGAAGAGGCCCGGGGCACCGGAAATATTCAGCCCAGCCCCGAGGCTGAATTCCAGGTTGGTACATTAGCAGAAATGTAGCATGACATTAATGTGAGTGGGcagtaaaaatatttttaataatagtCATAAATACTCATGATCTCCATATTGATCAAAAGAACCACGGTTACCATTGCGGCAATAATCAGCCCTAACGTCTACTCACTCATAAGTTATAACCATATCATACTTTATTAGATATATATGTTAATATCtcttaattcaatttaatttatgttGCTTAAATGGAACAATTCTTGACCCACCTGCTGTACCTCCAAACCTGACAGTGGCCCTTGGCCCCTACTTTGGGAAACACTGGCctagaccatagactgtaaataacgATGGACAATGCGTCTCTACTTCCTCTgaactatccagaaatgaagccaaaatatcccagacacGAGTGCTGCCATCTTGAGGGAGTAACCTTTGAGGTATAGAGCTGTGGTGGACCCAGCTTAAGGCTTTTAcg
The nucleotide sequence above comes from Platichthys flesus chromosome 9, fPlaFle2.1, whole genome shotgun sequence. Encoded proteins:
- the LOC133960726 gene encoding ras-related protein Rab-8A-like, translating into MAKTYDYLFKLLLIGDSGVGKTCVLFRFSEDAFNSTFISTIGIDFKIRTIELDGKKIKLQIWDTAGQERFRTITTAYYRGAMGIMLVFDITNEKSFDNIKNWIRNIEEHASGDVERMVLGNKCDCNDKRQVSKDRGEKLALEYGIKFMETSAKANINVENAFLTLARDIKAKIDKKLEGNNPQGSSQGVKITEQPKKNSFFRCTML